One part of the Dysidea avara chromosome 10, odDysAvar1.4, whole genome shotgun sequence genome encodes these proteins:
- the LOC136268909 gene encoding cytochrome P450 3A9-like: MGIQVWYNISVLPGNKANSGDSRCGGHQISDGEEFEQFINRDFAPPLLKKQIKKDTRDLFFSRGEDWRKMRHIVSPTCSKKLRMMAPLIQESCERLNEKMSTVSNSGESVDVWKWFGLFTMEVILATAFSRDANMQRSSDNPLTKAAASVFQSTTSRSGIRRFEGLIMTLSHFPWMVWLFRKLARQSPAARSYDYLEATALKLIENRRQSMPSVDNPSQDLLQLLLEAHDEDEAGKETSGCLGNEEIVTVIIGTLLAGYETTSNALGYTAYLLALNPAIQDKLTREIQDYYDANPDASLYDAAENIDYVTMVLNESLRLYPPAPSINRDCNQTCAVSDNLVILKGVNVSFPSFLLHRNSAYWPNPEKFDPERFRPGEQSYSPYAYLPFGEGPRNCIGKRLALLEVKMALVSILKDFQFKKTTDTEVPLSLSVGLTMTPKNEIYLNILSK; the protein is encoded by the coding sequence ATGGGCATCCAAGTATGGTACAACATTTCTGTGCTACCTGGGAATAAAGCCAATAGTGGTGACTCAAGATGTGGAGGTCATCAGATCAGTGATGGTGAAGAATTTGAACAGTTCATAAATAGGGATTTTGCCCCACCTTTGCTGAAGAAGCAAATCAAGAAAGACACACGAGATCTGTTTTTTTCACGTGGAGAGGATTGGCGGAAAATGCGGCATATCGTATCTCCAACTTGCAGTAAGAAGTTGAGAATGATGGCACCGTTGATCCAAGAAAGTTGTGAGAGATTGAATGAGAAGATGTCAACAGTTAGTAACAGTGGTGAAAGTGTAGATGTGTGGAAATGGTTTGGACTATTCACTATGGAAGTGATTTTAGCTACTGCATTCAGCCGAGATGCCAACATGCAGAGAAGCAGTGATAATCCCCTCACTAAAGCAGCTGCTTCTGTGTTTCAAAGTACTACCTCTCGATCAGGTATTAGGAGATTTGAAGGGTTGATAATGACTCTATCACACTTTCCATGGATGGTATGGCTGTTCAGGAAACTTGCAAGGCAATCTCCAGCAGCTAGAAGTTACGATTATCTGGAGGCCACTGCTTTAAAGTTAATTGAAAATCGCAGACAGAGCATGCCATCAGTTGATAATCCATCTCAAGACTTGCTACAGTTACTACTAGAGGCACATGATGAGGATGAAGCAGGGAAGGAGACAAGTGGTTGCCTGGGTAACGAAGAGATTGTAACAGTCATCATCGGCACCTTGTTAGCCGGATATGAGACAACAAGTAATGCATTGGGTTACACGGCTTATCTACTAGCACTTAATCCAGCTATACAGGATAAACTTACGAGAGAGATACAAGATTATTACGATGCTAATCCAGATGCCTCCCTGTATGATGCAGCAGAAAATATTGACTATGTTACTATGGTACTCAATGAGTCATTGAGGTTGTATCCTCCTGCTCCTAGTATTAATAGGGATTGTAACCAAACATGTGCTGTATCTGATAACCTGGTGATATTAAAGGGAGTTAATGTTAGTTTTCCGTCCTTTTTACTTCACCGAAATTCCGCATACTGGCCAAACCCAGAAAAGTTTGATCCAGAGAGGTTCAGACCAGGTGAACAGTCCTATTCTCCTTATGCATATTTACCATTTGGAGAGGGACCACGTAATTGTATTGGGAAACGACTTGCACTACTAGAGGTCAAGATGGCTTTGGTGTCCATTTTGAAGGATTTCCAATTCAAGAAGACCACAGACACTGAAGTTCCTCTTAGTTTGAGTGTTGGTCTCACAATGACACCCAAGAATGAGATATATCTGAACATTTTATCAAAATAG